One genomic segment of Gossypium arboreum isolate Shixiya-1 chromosome 3, ASM2569848v2, whole genome shotgun sequence includes these proteins:
- the LOC108475054 gene encoding acetyl-CoA-benzylalcohol acetyltransferase-like: protein MEVQIQTRKLIKPSSPTPLHLRELKLSCFDQIAPPAFGSFIFFFKTPINGHQTLKKLESSLSDVLTKFYPFAGRFIQDRNAIDCNDQGAEYLEARVSVSLNQFILEELDVKLVNLLVPYPNELVFTPTILAIQINEFDCGGLAIGTSFSHKFADGFTIFGFMNGWATCCRIGVDAVKCLSFETASLLPDGFKPTYKIPVPGDNLDTLITKRFIFTASAIAALKAKVGVGQFSRAQLLIALIWKVRISMAKKKDSLQIFPYNFRGKTAIPIPSNGAGNLFINILVRFTANDDKNPDLLHLVNLVGNELRNAAESFGEAETAEDLFLSATNSSREIHETLSKGDTEICILTSLSKFPYYEADFGWGMPGWIASVHKDVEMVLLMDTRFDGGVEAWVTLEPDNMVRFEQDPDILAYTCKPSDYFTRCLLGSEK from the coding sequence ATGGAGGTCCAAATCCAAACACGAAAGTTAATAAAGCCATCGTCTCCAACACCACTTCACCTCAGAGAATTAAAGCTTTCATGTTTCGATCAAATCGCTCCTCCAGCATTCGGttccttcattttcttttttaaaacacCCATTAATGGCCACCAAACACTCAAAAAGCTCGAGTCTTCACTCTCCGATGTATTAACCAAGTTTTACCCTTTTGCTGGTAGGTTCATCCAAGACCGAAACGCCATTGATTGTAACGACCAAGGTGCTGAATATTTAGAAGCTCGAGTCAGTGTTAGTCTAAACCAGTTCATATTGGAAGAGCTTGACGTTAAATTGGTGAACCTTTTGGTTCCTTACCCTAATGAGCTCGTGTTTACCCCAACAATCCTGGCGATTCAAATCAATGAATTCGATTGTGGTGGTTTAGCCATCGGAACCAGCTTTTCCCACAAGTTTGCGGATGGGTTCACGATTTTTGGGTTCATGAATGGATGGGCTACTTGTTGTAGAATTGGTGTCGATGCTGTGAAATGTTTGAGTTTCGAAACTGCATCCCTTTTGCCTGATGGGTTTAAACCAACGTATAAAATCCCTGTCCCGGGTGATAATTTAGATACCCTAATCACAAAGAGGTTCATATTCACCGCGTCCGCCATAGCTGCTCTGAAAGCCAAGGTGGGGGTGGGGCAATTTTCTAGGGCGCAGCTGTTGATCGCCCTCATATGGAAGGTACGTATTTCAATGGCGAAAAAGAAGGACTCATTACAAATTTTCCCATACAATTTTCGTGGGAAAACAGCTATCCCCATACCATCAAATGGAGCAGGCAACCTGTTTATAAACATCCTCGTACGATTCACAGCAAACGACGATAAGAACCCTGATTTGCTGCATTTGGTGAATTTAGTGGGAAATGAACTGAGGAACGCCGCTGAATCATTCGGGGAAGCTGAAACTGCTGAGGATTTGTTCTTGTCGGCGACGAATTCATCGAGGGAGATCCATGAAACACTAAGTAAAGGTGACACTGAAATTTGTATCTTAACGAGCTTGTCTAAGTTTCCATATTACGAAGCTGATTTTGGGTGGGGAATGCCTGGTTGGATAGCCAGTGTGCATAAGGATGTAGAAATGGTTTTGTTGATGGATACTAGGTTTGATGGTGGAGTTGAAGCATGGGTGACATTGGAACCTGATAACATGGTTAGATTTGAGCAAGATCCTGACATTTTGGCTTATACTTGCAAACCTTCGGACTACTTCACTCGATGCTTATTGGGTTCTGAGAAATAA
- the LOC108475561 gene encoding uncharacterized protein LOC108475561 → MNKMFTKGWSVSYMLQNRIETLFHPYKTLGKSSGDMGKLPGSAVNNNQGLRFISNNMGFWRKVDTNIAMKDVRENDHSPPGAGSGLPWCSFSRWARCLLGAVLGFFFPLWKVQCANLKRIEGEAEMVVEGVETVAEVVEKVATAAEKVSAEVAEKLPDDSMLKIAAMEVEHVSEITAHDAHATTHFIHQVEEIKHELDELVSKLEKQGPQKLIHR, encoded by the exons ATGAATAAGATGTTTACCAAAGGTTGGTCAGTTTCCTACATGCTGCAAAACCGCATTGAAACACTGTTTCATCCTTACAAAACATTGGGGAAATCTTCAGGTGACATGGGTAAGTTACCTGGTTCCGCTGTCAACAACAACCAAGGGCTGAGATTCATTAGCAACAATATGGGATTCTGGAGAAAAGTCGATACTAACAT CGCTATGAAGGATGTGAGGGAAAATGATCACAGCCCACCAGGTGCTGGTTCAGGTCTTCCATGGTGCAGTTTCTCACGCTG GGCAAGATGCCTTTTGGGAGCTGTGTTAGGTTTCTTTTTTCCACTCTGGAAGGTGCAATGTGCCAATTTAAAGAGGATTGAAG GAGAAGCAGAGATGGTGGTGGAAGGGGTGGAAACGGTGGCGGAAGTGGTGGAAAAGGTAGCAACGGCGGCGGAGAAAGTATCCGCTGAGGTGGCGGAAAAGCTTCCCGATGATAGCATGCTGAAAATTGCAGCAATGGAGGTGGAACATGTTTCTGAAATAACTGCCCATGATGCTCATGCCACTACACACTTCATTCACCAG GTTGAAGAAATAAAGCATGAGTTGGATGAATTGGTTAGCAAGTTGGAGAAGCAAGGACCCCAAAAATTGATTCATAGGTAA
- the LOC108475521 gene encoding classical arabinogalactan protein 1: MALSRFVYLITVALLFCSVIAQSPTPSPVSSPKKSPTPVSSPPTISAPSPSEVPSATTPSPATVESPPSPSALSPNASPTSISEPPAGAPGPAENSAVRFGAAGSLAVGVLMVAMVL; this comes from the coding sequence ATGGCTCTCTCTCGTTTTGTTTACTTAATCACGGTGGCATTGCTTTTTTGCTCCGTTATAGCACAATCTCCGACGCCGTCCCCTGTTTCTTCGCCGAAGAAATCTCCGACACCGGTCTCTTCACCTCCTACAATATCTGCTCCGTCTCCGTCGGAGGTTCCGTCAGCGACTACACCGTCTCCAGCAACTGTTGAGTCACCTCCATCTCCTTCTGCTCTATCACCGAATGCTAGTCCCACTTCAATTTCTGAACCTCCTGCCGGAGCTCCGGGACCAGCGGAGAATAGTGCCGTTAGGTTTGGTGCTGCTGGATCTCTTGCGGTTGGAGTGTTGATGGTCGCTATGGTACTGTAG
- the LOC108476409 gene encoding bifunctional riboflavin biosynthesis protein RIBA 1, chloroplastic-like isoform X2 translates to MASFNVSSPSTADLSRLQSSKSFKFFNGLHSTNLFLTNGCLPDLALTRLDSRSSFVIKSGGKTRAALVSGEGNILSYSNGNNATTNGTLFHDKSVGIEAQQDAIAFGTLAADAASTSNGFPIDNDDSDLDRPTEGFASILEAIEDIRQGKMVLVVDDEDRENEGDLIMAAELATPEAMAFIVKHGTGIVCVSMLEEDLERLQLPLMVNQRENEEKLRTAFTVTVDAKHGTTTGVSAHDRATTVLALASRESKPEDFNRPGHIFPLKYREGGVLKRAGHTEASIDLAVLAGLDPVAVLCEVVDDDGSMARLPKLRQFAERENLKIISIADLIRYRRKRDKLIELAGAARIPTMWGPFTAHCYRSILDGIEHIAMVKGEIGDGQNILVRVHSECLTGDIFGSARCDCGNQLGLAMKQIEAAGRGVLVYLRGHEGRGIGLGHKLRAYNLQDAGRDTVEANVELGLPVDSREYGIGAQILRDLGVRTMKLMTNNPAKYSGLKGYGLTIASRVPLLTPITRENKRYLETKRAKLGHVYGLDFNGSLNSLIIGGNGNTVAPTDAASES, encoded by the exons ATGGCTTCTTTCAACGTATCTTCTCCTTCAACTGCAGATCTTTCTCGTCTTCA GTCATCCAAAAGTTTCAAATTCTTTAATGGATTGCACAGCACAAATCTATTCTTAACAAATGGCTGCTTACCTGATTTGGCCTTGACGCGGTTGGATAGTAGATCATCCTTTGTTATTAAAAGTGGTGGCAAAACTAGAGCTGCACTTGTATCTGGAGAAGGCAACATCCTGTCTTATTCGAATGGCAATAATGCTACAACAAATGGTACCCTCTTCCATGATAAATCGGTAGGGATTGAAGCACAACAAGATGCAATAGCATTTGGAACTCTTGCGGCCGATGCTGCTTCTACAAGTAATGGCTTTCCGATTGATAATGATGATTCTGATTTGGATCGTCCAACTGAAGGTTTTGCTTCCATCCTTGAGGCAATCGAGGACATTCGCCAGGGCAAG ATGGTATTGGTTGTAGATGATGAAGACAGAGAGAATGAAGGAGATCTTATAATGGCAGCTGAGTTGGCGACACCGGAAGCAATGGCCTTTATTGTGAAGCATGGAACTGGGATCGTTTGTGTGAGCATGCTAGAGGAAGATCTGGAGAGGTTGCAGCTTCCTTTGATGGTGAACCAAAGAGAAAATGAAGAGAAACTCCGCACTGCATTCACAGTTACAGTG GATGCAAAACATGGTACTACAACTGGTGTATCAGCTCATGATAGAGCAACAACGGTATTGGCCCTTGCTTCTAGAGAATCCAAACCTGAGGACTTCAACCGACCGGGTCACATTTTCCCACTGAAGTATAGGGAAGGTGGTGTCCTAAAAAGAGCTGGGCATACAGAAGCTTCTATTGATCTTGCAGTGCTAGCTGGACTGGACCCTGTTGCAGTTCTCTGTGAGGTTGTAGATGATGATGGATCCATGGCTAGATTACCAAAGCTTCGCCAATTTGCTGAGCGGGAGAACTTGAAAATTATATCCATAGCTGATTTAATTAG GTATAGGAGAAAGAGGGATAAATTAATTGAGCTTGCTGGTGCTGCACGGATTCCAACTATGTGGGGGCCATTCACCGCCCATTGTTACAGGTCGATATTGGATGGGATTGAGCATATAGCAATGGTTAAG GGTGAGATTGGAGATGGGCAAAATATTCTTGTGAGGGTTCACTCGGAATGCCTCACGGGAGACATATTTGGATCCGCTAGATGTGACTGTGGGAATCAGCTTGGCCTTGCAATGAAACAGATTGAGGCTGCTGGCAGAGGTGTTTTGGTATACCTTCGTGGACATGAAGGCAGGGGAATTGGTTTGGGCCACAAGCTTCGTGCATATAATCTTCAGGACGCTGGTCGTGACACAGTCGAAGCAAATGTGGAACTTGGATTGCCCGTTGATTCAAGAGAATATGGCATTGGCGCACAG ATACTGAGGGATCTTGGCGTGCGAACGATGAAACTGATGACTAACAATCCGGCCAAGTACAGTGGACTCAAGGGTTATGGATTAACAATAGCAAGCAGGGTTCCACTACTAACTCCTATTACAAGGGAGAATAAGAGATACTTGGAAACAAAAAGAGCTAAACTGGGTCACGTATATGGCTTAGATTTTAACGGCAGTTTGAACAGTCTCATTATCGGCGGCAATGGTAACACGGTTGCTCCGACGGATGCTGCATCTGAATCTTAG
- the LOC108476409 gene encoding bifunctional riboflavin biosynthesis protein RIBA 1, chloroplastic-like isoform X1, with product MASFNVSSPSTADLSRLHFLLRSSKSFKFFNGLHSTNLFLTNGCLPDLALTRLDSRSSFVIKSGGKTRAALVSGEGNILSYSNGNNATTNGTLFHDKSVGIEAQQDAIAFGTLAADAASTSNGFPIDNDDSDLDRPTEGFASILEAIEDIRQGKMVLVVDDEDRENEGDLIMAAELATPEAMAFIVKHGTGIVCVSMLEEDLERLQLPLMVNQRENEEKLRTAFTVTVDAKHGTTTGVSAHDRATTVLALASRESKPEDFNRPGHIFPLKYREGGVLKRAGHTEASIDLAVLAGLDPVAVLCEVVDDDGSMARLPKLRQFAERENLKIISIADLIRYRRKRDKLIELAGAARIPTMWGPFTAHCYRSILDGIEHIAMVKGEIGDGQNILVRVHSECLTGDIFGSARCDCGNQLGLAMKQIEAAGRGVLVYLRGHEGRGIGLGHKLRAYNLQDAGRDTVEANVELGLPVDSREYGIGAQILRDLGVRTMKLMTNNPAKYSGLKGYGLTIASRVPLLTPITRENKRYLETKRAKLGHVYGLDFNGSLNSLIIGGNGNTVAPTDAASES from the exons ATGGCTTCTTTCAACGTATCTTCTCCTTCAACTGCAGATCTTTCTCGTCTTCA CTTTCTGCTCAGGTCATCCAAAAGTTTCAAATTCTTTAATGGATTGCACAGCACAAATCTATTCTTAACAAATGGCTGCTTACCTGATTTGGCCTTGACGCGGTTGGATAGTAGATCATCCTTTGTTATTAAAAGTGGTGGCAAAACTAGAGCTGCACTTGTATCTGGAGAAGGCAACATCCTGTCTTATTCGAATGGCAATAATGCTACAACAAATGGTACCCTCTTCCATGATAAATCGGTAGGGATTGAAGCACAACAAGATGCAATAGCATTTGGAACTCTTGCGGCCGATGCTGCTTCTACAAGTAATGGCTTTCCGATTGATAATGATGATTCTGATTTGGATCGTCCAACTGAAGGTTTTGCTTCCATCCTTGAGGCAATCGAGGACATTCGCCAGGGCAAG ATGGTATTGGTTGTAGATGATGAAGACAGAGAGAATGAAGGAGATCTTATAATGGCAGCTGAGTTGGCGACACCGGAAGCAATGGCCTTTATTGTGAAGCATGGAACTGGGATCGTTTGTGTGAGCATGCTAGAGGAAGATCTGGAGAGGTTGCAGCTTCCTTTGATGGTGAACCAAAGAGAAAATGAAGAGAAACTCCGCACTGCATTCACAGTTACAGTG GATGCAAAACATGGTACTACAACTGGTGTATCAGCTCATGATAGAGCAACAACGGTATTGGCCCTTGCTTCTAGAGAATCCAAACCTGAGGACTTCAACCGACCGGGTCACATTTTCCCACTGAAGTATAGGGAAGGTGGTGTCCTAAAAAGAGCTGGGCATACAGAAGCTTCTATTGATCTTGCAGTGCTAGCTGGACTGGACCCTGTTGCAGTTCTCTGTGAGGTTGTAGATGATGATGGATCCATGGCTAGATTACCAAAGCTTCGCCAATTTGCTGAGCGGGAGAACTTGAAAATTATATCCATAGCTGATTTAATTAG GTATAGGAGAAAGAGGGATAAATTAATTGAGCTTGCTGGTGCTGCACGGATTCCAACTATGTGGGGGCCATTCACCGCCCATTGTTACAGGTCGATATTGGATGGGATTGAGCATATAGCAATGGTTAAG GGTGAGATTGGAGATGGGCAAAATATTCTTGTGAGGGTTCACTCGGAATGCCTCACGGGAGACATATTTGGATCCGCTAGATGTGACTGTGGGAATCAGCTTGGCCTTGCAATGAAACAGATTGAGGCTGCTGGCAGAGGTGTTTTGGTATACCTTCGTGGACATGAAGGCAGGGGAATTGGTTTGGGCCACAAGCTTCGTGCATATAATCTTCAGGACGCTGGTCGTGACACAGTCGAAGCAAATGTGGAACTTGGATTGCCCGTTGATTCAAGAGAATATGGCATTGGCGCACAG ATACTGAGGGATCTTGGCGTGCGAACGATGAAACTGATGACTAACAATCCGGCCAAGTACAGTGGACTCAAGGGTTATGGATTAACAATAGCAAGCAGGGTTCCACTACTAACTCCTATTACAAGGGAGAATAAGAGATACTTGGAAACAAAAAGAGCTAAACTGGGTCACGTATATGGCTTAGATTTTAACGGCAGTTTGAACAGTCTCATTATCGGCGGCAATGGTAACACGGTTGCTCCGACGGATGCTGCATCTGAATCTTAG